A single Triticum dicoccoides isolate Atlit2015 ecotype Zavitan chromosome 2A, WEW_v2.0, whole genome shotgun sequence DNA region contains:
- the LOC119352352 gene encoding uncharacterized protein LOC119352352, producing the protein MTVQVSFLCDQIGDLVLELLKMVPDEEPGNQLLSSVTRLNRLQWITDSINNFVSEIQVRVSREQMIERTRKEKEEQKRFLQQGQEVRTSEKKQEQERTLEEREINGQVMVAGGRLVTMATDRGLEGEAVISEAAAAAAEYEEEAFARFRRAWECRQGANSFEDLTLLSPMLFTHCTPGFKPVDAVLPRTMQICSIKVTDLKYFKWPLQVYGVVAARDAVDGRRNPIFLCPRDDCQILNEVDPFLHLTGPIRAIVSEEPVDIEIQLIIKGKTASEDRALVRDAFLYDGDVGHSRDGFRTSIIEKTFCTPELCSQQLKRSVQATIFGVHVVDEKLTPFQYGVRVVLLHIF; encoded by the exons ATGACTGTTCAGGTATCCTTCTTGTGCGACCAGATCGGCGACCTGGTACTAGAACTTCTGAAGATGGTTCCAGATGAAGAGCCGGGAAATCAATTGCTGTCCTCGGTCACAAGGCTAAATAGATTGCAGTGGATCACAGACAGCATCAACAATTTCGTCTCAGAAATTCAGGTGAGGGTGTCGAGGGAACAAATGATAGAGAGAACACGCAAAGAGAAAGAGGAACAGAAGAGATTCCTCCAACAGGGCCAGGAGGTGAGGACCTCGGAGAAGAAACAGGAGCAGGAGAGGACCTTGGAGGAGAGGGAAATCAACGGACAAGTGATGGTCGCCGGAGGCAGATTAGTCACTATGGCAACGGACAGGGGCTTGGAGGGTGAAGCGGTGATCAGCGaggccgcagccgcagccgcggagtacgaggaggagGCTTTTGCTCGCTTCCGTAGGGCCTGGGAGTGTCGCCAAGGTGCCAACAGCTTCGAAGACCTCA CTTTGTTGAGTCCCATGCTCTTTACACACTGTACACCGGGATTCAAGCCAGTAGACGCTGTCCTCCCAAGGACTATGCAGATCTGTTCTATCAAAGTTACTGACTTGAAATACTTTAAATGGCCACTGCAAGTATATGGTGTGGTTGCCGCCCGAGATGCTGTGGATGGGCGTCGCAACCCCATCTTCCTTTGTCCAAGGGATGACTGCCAAATCCTCAATGAAGTG GATCCTTTTTTGCATTTGACCGGCCCAATTCGTGCAATTGTGTCTGAGGAGCCCGTTGACATTGAAATCCAGTTAATAATAAAGGGCAAAACGGCGTCTGAAGACAGAGCATTGGTGAGGGATGCCTTTTTATACGATGGTGATGTCGGTCATTCTCGTGATGGTTTCCGAACTAGTATTATTGAAAAAACCTTTTGCACACCAGAGTTATGTTCTCAGCAACTTAAACGTTCGGTTCAAGCCACTATCTTTGGTGTTCATGTTGTTGATGAGAAGTTAACGCCTTTTCAATATGGAGTCCGAGTTGTTTTGCTACACATTTTCTGA